One part of the Ziziphus jujuba cultivar Dongzao chromosome 2, ASM3175591v1 genome encodes these proteins:
- the LOC107419731 gene encoding organelle RRM domain-containing protein 6, chloroplastic isoform X2 yields MAATVLLASPPNPNLNPIITIDWGRQTRGIGSWNSLLYSSSTWWNTRNGLRFPSLSLRFSFRHAHCSVSASSSSSSSSSPKASTRLYVSGLSFRTTEDSLRNAFQNFGQLVEVNLVMDRIANRPRGFAFLRYANEEESQKAIKGMHGKEVACNSWC; encoded by the exons ATGGCAGCCACCGTTTTGCTCGCGAGCCCTCCAAATCCAAATCTAAATCCCATTATTACAATCGATTGGGGAAGACAAACACGTGGAATCGGTTCGTGGAATTCATTGTTATATTCTTCTTCGACTTGGTGGAATACCCGCAATGGGCTTCGATTCCCTTCGTTATCTTTGCGTTTCAGTTTCAGGCATGCCCATTGCTCGGTTtccgcttcttcttcttcttcgtcttcgtcTTCGCCCAAAGCTTCAACCAGGCTCTATGTCAGTG GGCTTTCGTTTCGTACCACAGAAGATAGTTTACGAAATGCTTTCCAAAATTTTGGCCAACTTGTAGAAG TCAATCTGGTGATGGATAGAATAGCAAACAGGCCAAGAGGGTTTGCTTTCCTGCGTTATGCAAATGAGGAGGAATCTCAAAAGGCTATCAAGGGGATGCATGGAAAG GAGGTGGCCTGTAATAGTTGGTGCTGA
- the LOC107419730 gene encoding protein argonaute 1, with protein sequence MVRKKRTDPSGGESSESQEAGRGSQQRPAERGGQPQHGGGGGYQGGGRGWATQGGRGGGGRGRGMPQQHQQYGGPPEYQGRGGRGGPPQQGGGRGYQGGTRGGGPYGGPSRPQVPELHQATPQYQAGVPTQPSPPYQAGPPTQPTPSEAAASSSSRPPEIPQMSQQFEQLAIQQEGGPSQAIQPVPPSSKSVRFPLRPGKGMSGKRCVVKANHFFAELPDKDLHQYDVTITPEVTSRGVNRAVMEQLVKLYRESHLGKRLPAYDGRKSLYTAGPLPFISKEFKISLIDEDDGSGGARREREFRVVIKLAARADLHHLGLFLQGKQADAPQEALQVLDIVLRELPTTRYCPVGRSFYSPDLGRRQPLGEGLESWRGFYQSIRPTQMGLSLNIDMSSTAFIEPLPVIDFVTQLLSRDVSQRPLSDADRVKIKKALRGVKVEVTHRGNMRRKYRISGLTSQATRELTFPVDERGTMKSVVEYFYETYGFVIQHTQWPCLQVGNQQRPNYLPMEVCKIVEGQRYSKRLNEKQITALLKVTCQRPHDRELDIMQTVQHNAYHEDPYAKEFGIKISEKLAQVEARILPAPWLKYHDTGREKDCLPQVGQWNMMNKKMVNGGTVNNWICINFSRNVQDSVARGFCYELAQMCYISGMAFNPEPVLPPISARPDHVEKVLKTRYHDAMTKLQPQGKELDLLIVILPDNNGSLYGDLKRICETDLGLVSQCCLTKHVFRMSKQYLANVALKINVKVGGRNTVLVDAISRRIPLVSDRPTIIFGADVTHPHPGEDSSPSIAAVVASQDWPEVTKYAGLVCAQAHRQELIQDLFKTWQDPIRGTVTGGMIKELLISFRRATGQKPQRIIFYRDGVSEGQFYQVLLYELDAIRKACASLEPNYQPPVTFVVVQKRHHTRLFANNHHDRNAVDKSGNILPGTVVDSKICHPTEFDFYLCSHAGIQGTSRPAHYHVLWDENKFTADGLQSLTNNLCYTYARCTRSVSIVPPAYYAHLAAFRARFYMEPETSDSGSMTSGAAAGRGGMGGGAVPRMRPSGLSAAVRPLPALKDNVKKVMFYC encoded by the exons ATGGTGAGGAAGAAGAGAACCGATCCTAGTGGGGGTGAAAGCTCTGAGTCTCAGGAAGCTGGTCGAGGTTCTCAGCAGCGCCCTGCTGAGAGGGGTGGTCAACCACAACATGGTGGTGGAGGAGGTTATCAAGGCGGTGGTAGGGGTTGGGCTACACAGGGGGGTCGTGGCGGTGGAGGCCGTGGTAGAGGAATGCCTCAACAGCATCAGCAGTATGGTGGCCCCCCTGAATATCAAGGCAGGGGAGGAAGGGGAGGGCCACCTCAGCAAGGAGGTGGTCGTGGCTACCAGGGTGGTACCCGTGGGGGAGGACCTTATGGGGGTCCGTCGAGACCCCAAGTTCCCGAGCTGCACCAAGCAACCCCTCAATATCAAGCTGGGGTCCCCACTCAGCCTTCACCTCCTTATCAAGCTGGGCCGCCAACTCAGCCTACACCTTCTGAGGCGGCCGCGAGTTCTTCTTCCAGACCACCTGAGATTCCACAAATGTCACAGCAGTTTGAGCAGCTTGCCATCCAACAAGAAGGTGGACCTAGCCAAGCAATTCAGCCTGTGCCACCTTCAAGCAAGTCAGTAAGGTTTCCTCTTCGACCTGGCAAGGGTATGTCAGGAAAAAGATGTGTGGTCAAGGCCAATCACTTCTTTGCTGAGCTACCAGACAAAGATTTACACCAGTATGAT GTTACTATTACACCAGAGGTCACATCAAGGGGTGTAAACCGAGCTGTGATGGAGCAGCTGGTGAAATTGTATAGGGAGTCTCATCTTGGAAAAAGGCTTCCTGCCTATGATGGGCGCAAGAGTCTTTATACTGCGGGGCCGCTtcctttcatatcaaaggagtTCAAAATCAGTCTCATTGATGAAGATGATGGATCAGGAGGAGCACG GAGAGAGAGGGAATTTAGGGTTGTCATCAAATTGGCTGCACGTGCTGACCTGCACCATTTAGGACTCTTTTTGCAGGGCAAGCAAGCTGATGCACCTCAAGAGGCCCTTCAGGTCCTTGATATTGTTCTGCGCGAATTGCCTACGACTAG GTACTGCCCTGTTGGTCGCTCATTTTATTCCCCTGATCTAGGTCGAAGGCAGCCACTTGGTGAAGGTCTGGAAAGTTGGCGTGGCTTCTACCAAAGTATTCGTCCAACTCAGATGGGGCTCTCTCTGAATATAG ATATGTCTTCTACTGCCTTCATTGAGCCATTGCCAGTTATTGACTTTGTTACTCAGCTTCTGAGCCGGGATGTCTCCCAGAGACCTTTGTCTGATGCTGATCGTGTAAAG ATTAAAAAGGCCCTTCGTGGGGTCAAAGTTGAAGTTACCCACCGTGGAAATATGCGCAGAAAATACCGCATATCTGGTTTGACATCTCAGGCGACTAGAGAGCTGAC TTTTCCAGTTGATGAAAGAGGTACCATGAAGTCTGTGGTTGAGTACTTCTATGAGACTTATGGCTTTGTTATTCAGCACACCCAATGGCCTTGTCTACAAGTTGGAAATCAGCAGAGACCAAACTATCTTCCTATGGAG GTCTGTAAAATTGTAGAGGGTCAGAGGTACTCCAAGAGACTGAATGAGAAACAGATCACTGCTTTGCTGAAGGTTACCTGTCAGCGCCCTCATGACAGGGAACTTGATATTATGCAG ACTGTTCAGCATAATGCTTACCATGAAGACCCTTATGCCAAAGAGTTTGGAATTAAAATCAGTGAAAAGCTTGCTCAGGTTGAAGCACGCATTCTTCCTGCACCATGG CTTAAGTATCATGATACTGGTAGAGAAAAGGATTGCCTGCCTCAAGTTGGACAATGGAACATGATGAATAAG aAAATGGTGAATGGTGGAACAGTAAATAATTGGATCTGCATTAATTTCTCTCGAAATGTGCAAGACAGTGTGGCACGTGGGTTCTGTTATGAACTGGCTCAAATGTGTTACATTTCTGGCATG GCATTTAATCCAGAACCAGTACTCCCTCCCATCAGTGCTCGTCCTGATCATGTGGAGAAAGTCTTAAAAACCCGTTATCATGATGCCATGACTAAACTGCAACCTCAGGGGAAGGAGCTTGATCTCCTCATTGTTATTTTGCCAGATAATAATGGCTCTCTCTATG GTGATTTGAAGCGGATTTGCGAGACAGATCTTGGCCTTGTCTCTCAATGCTGTCTGACAAAGCATGTCTTCAGAATGAGTAAACAGTATTTGGCCAATGTGGCTCTGAAGATAAATGTGAAGGTTGGGGGAAGGAATACCGTACTTGTTGATGCAATATCCCGACGCATTCCCTTAGTCAGTGACCGACCTACTATAATTTTTGGTGCTGATGTTACCCATCCTCATCCTGGGGAGGATTCAAGCCCGTCAATTGCAGCT gTTGTGGCTTCTCAAGACTGGCCTGAAGTTACAAAGTATGCTGGTTTGGTTTGTGCTCAAGCCCATCGACAGGAGCTAATCCAAGATCTGTTCAAAACATGGCAGGATCCTATTAGAGGGACAGTTACTGGTGGCATGATAAA GGAACTACTCATATCTTTCCGTAGGGCAACTGGCCAGAAACCACAACGCATCATATTTTACAG GGATGGTGTCAGTGAGGGGCAGTTTTATCAAGTTTTGCTGTATGAACTTGATGCTATTCGAAAG gcCTGTGCCTCCTTAGAGCCCAATTATCAGCCTCCTGTAACTTTTGTGGTGGTTCAGAAGCGTCATCATACAAGATTGTTTGCCAACAACCATCATGACCGTAATGCAGTTGACAAGAGTGGGAATATATTACCTG GTACTGTTGTGGACTCGAAAATCTGTCATCCAACGGAGTTTGATTTCTATTTGTGCAGCCATGCTGGAATTCAG GGCACCAGCCGGCCGGCTCATTACCATGTTCTATGGGATGAGAACAAGTTCACTGCTGATGGGTTGCAGTCCCTCACAAACAATCTTTGCTACAC ATATGCAAGATGCACTCGATCGGTGTCCATTG TTCCCCCTGCATACTATGCTCATCTTGCTGCCTTCCGAGCTCGTTTCTATATGGAGCCAGAGACATCTGACAGTGGGTCAATGACCAGTGGTGCCGCTGCAGGGCGTGGAGGCATGGGAGGAGGTGCGGTTCCACGAATGCGACCATCGGGTTTGAGTGCTGCTGTTAGGCCCTTGCCTGCCTTGAAGGATAATGTGAAGAAAGTTATGTTTTACTGTTAG
- the LOC107419706 gene encoding mannose-6-phosphate isomerase 2 yields MDDDELINVKKRRKSRISNNKTALRLRCSVQNYDWGVLGNHSHVATLSALNSGSAIDSDKPYAEIWIGTHESGPSFVDCCSLSGDELDSEMVTLKDWISEDLSVLGDKVADKWGGDLPFLFKVLAIGKAVSIQVHPDKDFARVLHKLQPSVYKDDNHKPEMALALTEFEALCGFISVKELKDILGSVPEIVEFVGITEAEQILHIIEQDENGKVKEVLESIFNKLMLLDKDTITEMIYKIKRRLNTEKKKRQLTVKEHVVLRLESQYPADVGIIAAFFLNYVKLNGGEALFVGPNEPHAYLSGECIECMATSDNVVRAGLTPKHRDVRTLLSMLKYRQGFPEILRGVPLNQYTKKYLPPCDEFEVDRCLLPQAASAVFPSVPGPSLFLFISGKGKFDTGSSEDAIVEGGEILFVPASMKVSITAESTELHLYRAGVNSRLFRDL; encoded by the exons ATGGACGACGACGAGCTAATCAACGTCAAGAAGAGGAGGAAGAGCAGGATCAGTAACAACAAGACCGCTCTGCGATTGAGATGCTCTGTTCAGAACTACGATTGGGGTGTTCTCGGAAACCACTCTCACGTCGCCACTCTCTCTGCTCTGAATTCTGGGTCTGCCATTGATTCCGATAAGCCATACGCTGAGATTTGGATCGGGACCCATGAATCCGGGCCTTCGTTTGTCGATTGCTGTAGCTTGAGTGGAGATGAGCTTGATTCAGAGATGGTGACCCTCAAGGATTGGATCTCGGAAGATCTCAGTGTGCTTGGAGATAAGGTTGCCGACAAGTGGGGAGGTGATCTTCCTTTCTTGTTCAAG GTACTTGCCATTGGAAAGGCTGTTTCAATTCAGGTTCACCCGGATAAGGACTTTGCACGGGTTTTGCACAAGTTGCAGCCAAGTGTTTATAAAGATGATAACCACAAGCCTGAAATGGCGTTGGCACTCACAGAGTTTGAAGCCCTTTGCGGGTTTATAAGTGTCAAG GAACTAAAAGACATTCTTGGCAGCGTACCTGAGATTGTAGAATTTGTTGGAATCACAGAAGCAGAGcaaattttacatattattgAACAGGATGAGAATGGGAAAGTAAAAGAAGTTTTAGAGTCCATCTTCAATAAACTTATGCTGTTAGATAAGGATACAATTACAGAgatgatatataaaataaagaggcGTCTCAACACAGAAAAGAAG AAAAGGCAGCTGACAGTTAAAGAACATGTGGTGCTTAGATTAGAGAGCCAATATCCTGCTGATGTAGGTATTATAGCGGCATTTTTTTTGAACTATGTGAAGCTGAATGGTGGTGAAGCATTATTTGTCGGGCCAAATGAACCACATGCATATCTAAGTGGTGAATGCATTGAATGCATGGCAACTTCTGACAATGTGGTTCGTGCTGGCCTTACCCCCAAACATCGGGATGTTCGAACTCTTCTTTCTATGCTCAAATATAGACAG GGTTTTCCCGAAATTTTAAGAGGAGTTCCCTTGAATCAATACACGAAGAAATATCTCCCACCTTGTGatgaatttgaagttgatcgCTGTCTTCTTCCTCAGGCTGCATCTGCAGTCTTTCCCTCGGTCCCTGGACCATCCCTTTTCCTATTTATTTCTGGGAAAGGAAAATTTGACACAGGGTCATCTGAGGATGCTATAGTTGAAGGGGGTGAGATTCTCTTTGTCCCTGCCTCCATGAAAGTGAGTATAACAGCTGAGTCGACAGAATTACATTTGTACAGGGCTGGAGTGAACAGCAGATTATTTAGGGACTTATGA
- the LOC107419726 gene encoding kunitz trypsin inhibitor 5, whose amino-acid sequence MPFTHKNIKKTALRTKLNIMEATLFLSISFLLLSFTTNPVPCLATSAPQEVRDTAGKILRTGTNYYILPVFHGHGGGLKLASAGNKTCPLDVVQEPREISHGLPLKLTPVNYKKGVIRVSTDLNIKFSPAATMCRQSTVWRLDDYDKKTGQRFVSSGGVEGNPGPATLSNWFKIEKLGAAYKLVFCPSVCHHCKVACRDIGVYIDKVGMRRLALSDKPLKVVFKKV is encoded by the coding sequence ATGCCATTTAcacacaaaaacataaaaaagaccGCATTGCGTACAAAATTAAACATTATGGAAGCAACTCTGTTTCTATCAATCTCCTTCCTCCTCTTATCTTTCACCACAAACCCAGTCCCCTGCCTAGCCACCTCTGCTCCTCAAGAAGTCCGGGACACTGCTGGTAAGATACTCCGGACCGGCACCAACTACTATATCTTGCCGGTTTTTCATGGACATGGCGGCGGGCTCAAACTCGCCAGCGCAGGCAACAAAACTTGCCCACTCGATGTGGTTCAGGAGCCACGTGAGATATCCCATGGCCTTCCACTCAAACTCACTCCTGTGAACTACAAGAAAGGTGTGATTCGAGTCTCCACCGATCTTAACATCAAGTTCTCTCCCGCTGCAACCATGTGCAGGCAGTCCACGGTTTGGAGGTTGGATGATTACGATAAGAAGACGGGACAACGGTTTGTGAGCTCTGGTGGAGTTGAAGGAAACCCTGGTCCTGCAACACTGAGCAACTGGTTTAAGATTGAGAAGCTTGGTGCTGCTTACAAGCTTGTTTTCTGCCCAAGTGTTTGTCATCACTGCAAAGTAGCGTGCAGAGATATAGGTGTGTATATTGACAAAGTTGGGATGAGGCGTTTGGCTCTGAGTGATAAACCACTCAAAGTTGTGTTCAAGAAAGTCTGA
- the LOC107419731 gene encoding organelle RRM domain-containing protein 6, chloroplastic isoform X1, whose amino-acid sequence MAATVLLASPPNPNLNPIITIDWGRQTRGIGSWNSLLYSSSTWWNTRNGLRFPSLSLRFSFRHAHCSVSASSSSSSSSSPKASTRLYVSGLSFRTTEDSLRNAFQNFGQLVEVNLVMDRIANRPRGFAFLRYANEEESQKAIKGMHGKFLDGRVIFVEVAKPRSELRQNFKQNPRQY is encoded by the exons ATGGCAGCCACCGTTTTGCTCGCGAGCCCTCCAAATCCAAATCTAAATCCCATTATTACAATCGATTGGGGAAGACAAACACGTGGAATCGGTTCGTGGAATTCATTGTTATATTCTTCTTCGACTTGGTGGAATACCCGCAATGGGCTTCGATTCCCTTCGTTATCTTTGCGTTTCAGTTTCAGGCATGCCCATTGCTCGGTTtccgcttcttcttcttcttcgtcttcgtcTTCGCCCAAAGCTTCAACCAGGCTCTATGTCAGTG GGCTTTCGTTTCGTACCACAGAAGATAGTTTACGAAATGCTTTCCAAAATTTTGGCCAACTTGTAGAAG TCAATCTGGTGATGGATAGAATAGCAAACAGGCCAAGAGGGTTTGCTTTCCTGCGTTATGCAAATGAGGAGGAATCTCAAAAGGCTATCAAGGGGATGCATGGAAAG tttttggATGGCAGGGTGATATTTGTGGAAGTTGCTAAACCCAGATCAGAACTTCGCCAAAACTTTAAGCAAAACCCAAGACAGTATTGA